In Pseudomonas deceptionensis, a single window of DNA contains:
- the kdpA gene encoding potassium-transporting ATPase subunit KdpA codes for MHSYDYGLILAFFALVLLPAPWLGRFYYKVMEGQRTWLSPVLGPVEKVCYRIAGVDPAIEQSWQKYTLALLAFNLAGFVLLFAILLFQQYLPLNPQQLPGQEWTQAFNTAVSFVTNTNWQSYSGEATLSYFSQMAGLTVQNFVSAATGLAVLVALCRGISRRSAHTLGNFWVDMTRATLYGLLPLCLVLALFLVWQGVPQTFAHYVDAVTMQGADQVIPLGPAASQIAIKQLGTNGGGFFGVNSAHPFENPSAWSNLFELASIILIPVALVFTFGHYVKDLRQSRAIVACMLALFLIGGGTALYAEYQPNPALNSPLVEQTAPLEGKEVRFGTTGSVLWTETTTSASNGSVNAMHDSLNPLTGMVALVNMMVGEVIFGGVGAGLYGMLLNVLIAVFLAGLMIGRTPEYLGKKLQAKEVQLLVVTLLVMPVGVLVLGSIAAVLPGAVASVSNPGPHGFSQILYAFTSASANNGSAFAGLNANTPFYNLMLGLGMLIGRFGYILPVLALAGSLALKKTAPIGQDSFPTHGPLFVALLTMTILLVGGLTFLPTLALGPIAEQLTLGF; via the coding sequence ATGCACAGTTATGACTATGGGCTGATCCTCGCCTTTTTCGCCTTGGTGCTATTGCCTGCGCCCTGGCTGGGGCGCTTTTACTACAAGGTGATGGAAGGCCAGCGCACCTGGCTGAGCCCGGTGCTTGGGCCCGTCGAAAAAGTCTGCTACCGCATCGCCGGGGTGGACCCGGCCATCGAGCAAAGCTGGCAAAAATACACCCTGGCCCTGCTGGCCTTTAACCTGGCGGGCTTCGTGCTGTTGTTTGCGATCCTGTTGTTTCAGCAATATTTGCCGCTTAACCCTCAGCAGTTGCCGGGGCAGGAGTGGACACAAGCCTTCAACACCGCCGTGAGCTTTGTCACCAACACCAACTGGCAGAGTTACAGCGGTGAAGCGACCCTCAGTTACTTCAGCCAGATGGCCGGTTTGACGGTGCAGAACTTTGTCAGCGCGGCCACCGGTCTGGCGGTGCTGGTTGCGTTGTGCCGGGGCATCAGCCGTCGCTCTGCGCACACGTTGGGCAACTTCTGGGTCGACATGACCCGTGCCACGCTCTACGGCCTGTTGCCGTTGTGCCTGGTGCTGGCGCTGTTCCTGGTGTGGCAGGGCGTGCCACAGACCTTCGCCCATTACGTCGATGCGGTGACGATGCAAGGCGCGGATCAGGTTATTCCGCTCGGCCCGGCAGCCAGCCAGATTGCGATCAAACAATTGGGCACCAACGGTGGCGGCTTCTTCGGCGTGAACTCGGCGCACCCGTTCGAGAATCCCAGTGCCTGGAGCAACCTGTTCGAGCTGGCCTCGATCATTCTGATCCCGGTGGCGCTGGTGTTTACCTTTGGCCATTACGTCAAGGACCTGCGCCAGAGCCGGGCCATTGTCGCCTGCATGCTGGCGTTGTTCCTGATCGGTGGCGGCACGGCGCTGTATGCCGAATACCAGCCCAACCCGGCGCTCAACAGCCCGCTGGTTGAGCAAACCGCACCGCTGGAAGGCAAGGAAGTGCGCTTCGGCACCACGGGCTCAGTGCTCTGGACCGAAACCACGACGTCGGCCTCCAACGGCTCGGTCAACGCCATGCATGACAGCCTCAACCCGCTGACCGGGATGGTGGCGCTGGTCAACATGATGGTCGGTGAAGTGATCTTCGGCGGCGTCGGTGCCGGGCTCTACGGCATGTTGCTGAACGTGCTGATCGCGGTGTTCCTCGCCGGGTTGATGATCGGTCGCACTCCGGAGTACCTGGGTAAAAAGCTGCAAGCCAAAGAAGTGCAGTTGCTGGTGGTCACGCTTTTGGTGATGCCGGTGGGCGTGCTGGTGCTGGGATCGATAGCGGCTGTGCTGCCCGGTGCCGTGGCGTCAGTGAGCAACCCTGGCCCTCATGGTTTCAGCCAGATTCTGTATGCCTTCACTTCGGCCAGTGCCAACAACGGTTCGGCATTTGCCGGGCTTAACGCCAACACGCCGTTTTACAACCTGATGCTGGGGTTGGGCATGTTGATCGGGCGCTTCGGTTACATCCTGCCGGTGCTGGCATTGGCAGGCAGTCTGGCACTCAAGAAAACCGCGCCGATTGGGCAGGACAGTTTTCCGACCCACGGCCCGCTGTTTGTAGCGCTGTTGACCATGACCATTTTGCTGGTGGGCGGCTTGACCTTCTTGCCGACATTGGCCCTTGGCCCCATCGCTGAACAACTGACCCTGGGCTTCTGA
- the kdpB gene encoding potassium-transporting ATPase subunit KdpB: MTMPAPVSKLTPTPEAKAPESPKTSFADIWRPALLQAFVKLDPRQLKRSPVMLVVELTAIFTTVLCFMPEPAVPTGVAVQIALWLWFTVLFANFAEALAEGRGKARADSLKAGSVGLSARRRTATGGFEVVPATRLRKGDVVRVEAGEMIPGDGEVIEGIAAVNEAAITGESAPVIRESGGDRSAVTGNTRLVSDWLLVQISANPGESTLDRMIALVEGAKRQKTPNEVALDILLIGLTLIFLIVVVTLQPFAYFAGGSLPLVFLVALLVTLIPTTIGGLLSAIGIAGMDRLVRLNVIAKSGRAVEAAGDVHVLMLDKTGTITFGNRRCTALHASPGVTAKELAEGALRASLADETAEGRSIVEFIRGQYDLPELPVSDFTAVPFTAETRLSGIDCNGRVYRKGAVDSVLGFVGLKRGELLPALSREIDKIAQSGGTPLLVCAQGRLLGVIHLKDVVKPGIRERFAELRKLGIRTVMVTGDNPLTAAAIAAEAGVDDVLAEATPEKKLARIRHEQNDGRLVAMCGDGANDAPALAQADVGMAMNDGTQAAREAANMVDLDSDPTKLLDVVQIGKELLVTRGALTTFSIANDVAKYFAILPALFASIYPQLGVLNVMHLSSPQSAILSAIVFNALIIVVLIPLALRGVRVKAASAAHLLRRNLLIYGVGGLVVPFVGIKLIDMLLTAVHLV, from the coding sequence ATGACTATGCCAGCTCCTGTTTCAAAGTTGACACCAACGCCTGAGGCCAAGGCGCCCGAGTCACCGAAAACATCGTTCGCCGATATCTGGCGCCCGGCGTTGCTGCAAGCGTTCGTCAAGCTTGACCCACGCCAGCTCAAGCGTTCGCCAGTGATGCTGGTGGTCGAGCTGACCGCCATCTTCACCACCGTGCTGTGCTTTATGCCCGAGCCTGCGGTGCCCACCGGTGTGGCGGTGCAAATCGCCCTCTGGCTGTGGTTTACCGTGTTGTTCGCCAACTTTGCCGAAGCCTTGGCCGAGGGCCGGGGTAAAGCCCGCGCCGACAGCCTCAAGGCGGGAAGTGTGGGGTTGAGTGCACGTCGTCGCACGGCCACGGGCGGTTTTGAAGTGGTGCCCGCGACCCGTTTGCGCAAGGGTGACGTGGTGCGCGTCGAAGCGGGTGAGATGATCCCCGGTGACGGCGAGGTGATTGAAGGGATTGCCGCGGTCAACGAAGCGGCGATTACCGGCGAATCCGCACCGGTGATCCGCGAGTCGGGCGGTGATCGCTCGGCGGTGACCGGCAACACGCGACTGGTGAGTGACTGGCTGCTGGTGCAAATCAGCGCCAACCCGGGTGAGTCGACACTGGATCGCATGATCGCCTTGGTCGAAGGCGCCAAACGCCAGAAAACCCCCAACGAAGTGGCGCTGGATATTCTGCTGATCGGTTTGACCCTGATCTTCCTGATCGTGGTGGTGACCTTGCAGCCGTTTGCCTACTTCGCCGGTGGCAGCCTGCCGTTGGTGTTTTTGGTCGCGCTGCTGGTGACGCTGATCCCGACCACCATCGGCGGTTTGTTGTCGGCCATTGGTATCGCCGGCATGGACCGTCTGGTGCGTCTGAACGTGATCGCCAAGTCCGGGCGTGCGGTGGAAGCGGCCGGTGATGTGCATGTGTTGATGCTCGACAAGACCGGCACCATCACCTTTGGCAACCGTCGCTGCACGGCGTTGCATGCATCCCCCGGCGTGACCGCCAAAGAGCTGGCCGAGGGTGCGTTGCGGGCCTCGCTGGCGGACGAAACGGCCGAAGGCAGGTCCATCGTCGAATTCATTCGGGGTCAGTACGACCTGCCTGAACTGCCGGTGTCTGACTTTACGGCGGTGCCATTTACCGCTGAAACGCGCCTGTCGGGTATCGACTGCAACGGTCGGGTGTACCGCAAAGGGGCCGTGGATTCGGTGCTGGGGTTTGTCGGCCTCAAACGCGGCGAACTGCTGCCCGCCCTGTCGCGCGAGATCGACAAGATTGCCCAAAGCGGCGGCACGCCTTTGCTGGTGTGTGCACAGGGCCGTTTGCTTGGCGTGATTCACCTCAAGGACGTGGTGAAACCCGGGATTCGCGAGCGTTTTGCCGAGTTGCGCAAGCTGGGGATCCGCACCGTGATGGTGACCGGTGACAACCCGCTGACCGCTGCTGCGATTGCCGCCGAGGCGGGGGTGGATGACGTGCTGGCCGAAGCCACGCCGGAGAAGAAACTGGCGCGCATTCGTCACGAACAGAATGACGGGCGACTGGTGGCGATGTGCGGTGACGGCGCCAACGACGCCCCGGCACTGGCCCAGGCTGACGTGGGCATGGCCATGAACGATGGCACCCAGGCTGCACGTGAAGCAGCCAACATGGTCGACCTCGACAGCGACCCGACCAAACTGCTGGATGTGGTGCAAATCGGCAAGGAGTTGCTGGTGACGCGCGGTGCGTTGACCACGTTCTCGATTGCCAACGACGTGGCCAAGTATTTCGCGATTCTGCCGGCGCTGTTTGCTTCGATCTACCCGCAACTGGGGGTGCTCAACGTGATGCACCTGAGCAGCCCGCAAAGCGCGATCCTGTCGGCGATTGTGTTCAACGCCTTGATCATCGTGGTGCTGATCCCGCTGGCTCTGCGCGGGGTGCGGGTCAAGGCAGCCAGTGCTGCGCATTTGCTGCGCCGCAACTTGCTGATCTATGGCGTGGGCGGGCTGGTGGTGCCGTTTGTGGGCATCAAGCTGATCGACATGCTGCTCACCGCGGTGCATCTGGTTTAA
- a CDS encoding CHAD domain-containing protein, producing the protein MSELVDRIIENIVRLEVRLFACQARLEADTDPEALHDTRTTVRRLRSLLRPLRGLPGVVQLEMSASQVGVLTTPLRDLEVLAAHLQQLGHEALARRRLDRLSGSYALVAESEQLAQLLMILDVFPRFLRAAEREGLLRGLRQRIEKVLEKQWQTLGKALHDPGHDRHRVRLLIKRVRYAAEAYPELDHLPPLVLARLKAAQKALGEWHDAWQWLVQAGQHPDLQPCVEQWQATLEHGEKRADKALVKLSAACFHS; encoded by the coding sequence ATGTCTGAGCTGGTAGACCGGATAATCGAGAACATTGTGCGCCTGGAGGTCCGATTGTTTGCCTGCCAGGCGCGCCTGGAGGCCGATACCGACCCTGAGGCGCTGCATGACACGCGAACCACGGTTCGTCGTTTGCGCAGCCTGTTGCGGCCGTTGCGTGGCTTGCCGGGCGTGGTGCAACTGGAGATGTCGGCGTCTCAGGTAGGCGTTTTGACCACGCCGTTGCGTGATCTTGAAGTGCTGGCGGCGCATTTGCAGCAGCTGGGGCATGAGGCGCTGGCTCGCAGGCGACTGGACAGGTTGTCTGGCAGTTATGCCCTGGTGGCCGAGAGTGAACAGCTGGCGCAACTGCTGATGATCCTGGATGTGTTCCCGCGTTTTCTCCGCGCCGCCGAGCGCGAAGGGTTGTTGCGCGGGCTGCGTCAGCGGATCGAAAAGGTCCTGGAAAAACAGTGGCAAACCCTGGGCAAAGCCCTGCATGACCCAGGGCATGACCGTCACCGCGTAAGGTTGCTGATCAAGCGCGTACGCTACGCAGCCGAGGCCTACCCTGAGCTGGACCACCTGCCGCCGCTGGTTTTGGCGCGGCTTAAAGCCGCACAAAAGGCCTTGGGCGAGTGGCACGATGCCTGGCAGTGGCTGGTGCAGGCCGGGCAGCATCCCGACTTGCAACCCTGTGTCGAGCAATGGCAGGCAACCCTTGAACACGGCGAGAAACGCGCTGACAAGGCGCTGGTCAAATTGAGTGCAGCTTGCTTCCACTCCTGA
- the kdpC gene encoding potassium-transporting ATPase subunit KdpC: MTSFLRPALSLMLLMTAITGVIYPLTVTGIAQLAFPEQANGSLVRDSAGKVLGSALIAQDFTGDSWFHPRPSAGAFATVSSAASNLAPSNPALATRVKASAGELVVDGQGAVPLAMLTTSGSGLDPHLPPEAIRYQLVRVAAARNVPAQVVEQLVAEHTERPLVGPPVVNVLLLNQALAQLQ; the protein is encoded by the coding sequence ATGACTTCTTTTTTGCGTCCGGCCCTGAGCCTGATGTTGTTGATGACCGCCATTACGGGCGTGATCTACCCGCTGACCGTGACCGGGATTGCGCAACTGGCATTCCCGGAACAGGCCAATGGCAGCCTGGTGCGTGACAGCGCTGGCAAGGTGCTGGGGTCGGCGCTGATCGCGCAGGACTTTACGGGCGACAGTTGGTTTCACCCCCGGCCTTCGGCGGGGGCGTTTGCCACGGTGTCCAGTGCTGCGAGCAACCTGGCGCCGAGCAATCCGGCACTGGCCACACGGGTCAAGGCCAGCGCTGGCGAGCTGGTCGTAGACGGCCAGGGCGCGGTGCCATTGGCGATGCTCACCACCTCTGGCAGCGGGCTGGACCCGCACTTGCCACCAGAGGCAATACGCTATCAACTGGTACGCGTTGCAGCCGCGCGCAATGTGCCGGCGCAGGTCGTCGAGCAGTTGGTGGCTGAACATACCGAGCGGCCGCTGGTGGGACCGCCGGTGGTTAACGTATTGCTGTTGAATCAGGCGTTGGCGCAGCTTCAATAA
- a CDS encoding nitroreductase family protein, producing MPASNRIAEHQIHEQFTQRWSPRAFTDATIDKATLMSFFEAARWAPSAYNAQPWRFLFALRGTPDFERYLSLLVEFNQGWAKHAAALVVIVSKTSFAAPGTTEEKPAPTHAFDAGAAWGHLALQAHLSGWHTHGMSGLDFERARKELKIPEGYAVQAMVAIGKIGDKSSLVDYLQAKEVPSQREPLSKLVAEGDFSL from the coding sequence ATGCCAGCCTCCAACCGCATTGCCGAACACCAGATCCATGAGCAATTCACCCAACGCTGGTCGCCCCGCGCCTTTACCGACGCAACCATCGACAAAGCGACCTTGATGAGCTTTTTCGAAGCCGCACGCTGGGCACCTTCGGCCTACAACGCCCAGCCCTGGCGCTTTCTGTTCGCCCTGCGCGGCACGCCTGACTTCGAGCGTTACCTGAGCCTGCTGGTGGAATTCAACCAGGGTTGGGCCAAGCATGCCGCCGCGCTGGTGGTGATTGTGTCCAAAACCAGCTTTGCCGCCCCGGGCACCACCGAAGAAAAACCTGCACCGACCCACGCTTTCGACGCCGGCGCCGCCTGGGGCCATCTGGCCTTGCAAGCGCACCTGAGCGGCTGGCATACCCACGGCATGAGCGGTCTGGATTTCGAACGTGCACGCAAAGAGCTGAAAATCCCTGAAGGCTATGCCGTACAAGCCATGGTTGCCATCGGCAAGATTGGCGACAAATCGAGCCTGGTGGACTACCTGCAAGCCAAGGAAGTGCCAAGCCAGCGCGAGCCGCTGAGCAAGCTGGTCGCCGAAGGTGACTTCAGCCTGTAA
- a CDS encoding response regulator, with product MSQSSTILVIDDEPQIRKFLRISLVSQGYTVLEAATGAEGLSQAALRRPDVVVLDLGLPDMDGQQVLRELREWSGVPVLVLSVRASEAQKVQALDGGANDYVTKPFGIQEFLARIRALLRQAPAGEAPESALELGPLVVDLAFRRVLLDGVEVALTRKEYAVLAQLARHPGRVITQQQLLKDIWGPTHIENSHYLRIVVGHLRQKLADDPTQPRFIVTEAGVGYRLLDPSSFS from the coding sequence ATGAGCCAGAGCTCGACTATTTTAGTCATCGATGACGAACCGCAGATTCGCAAGTTCTTGCGCATCAGCCTGGTGTCCCAGGGCTACACCGTGCTGGAAGCCGCGACCGGCGCCGAAGGGTTGAGCCAGGCGGCGCTCAGGCGCCCCGATGTGGTGGTGCTGGACCTGGGCTTGCCTGATATGGACGGCCAGCAGGTGCTGCGCGAGCTTCGCGAATGGTCCGGCGTGCCGGTGCTGGTGCTTTCGGTGCGTGCCAGCGAGGCGCAAAAAGTTCAGGCGCTGGACGGCGGGGCCAACGATTACGTGACCAAGCCTTTCGGTATTCAGGAGTTCCTGGCCCGGATTCGCGCATTGTTGCGTCAGGCACCTGCGGGAGAGGCACCGGAGTCGGCGCTCGAACTCGGCCCCCTGGTGGTGGATCTGGCCTTTCGCCGGGTGTTGCTCGATGGCGTCGAAGTGGCGCTGACCCGCAAGGAATACGCCGTGCTGGCGCAACTGGCGCGCCATCCCGGGCGGGTCATCACCCAGCAGCAATTGCTCAAGGATATCTGGGGCCCGACCCACATCGAGAACAGCCATTACCTGCGAATTGTCGTCGGTCATTTACGTCAGAAGCTGGCGGATGATCCGACCCAGCCGCGGTTTATCGTGACCGAGGCCGGAGTCGGTTACCGGTTGCTGGATCCGTCTTCATTTTCGTAG
- a CDS encoding sensor histidine kinase, protein MSHSGRADALLADLPRAGRGRLKVFLGAAPGVGKTYAMLQAAHTQLRQGVTVLAGVVETHGRAETQALLNGLPQQPMLRSEYRGVQLDEMDLDGLLAAKPKLVLVDELAHSNAPGSRHAKRWQDVQELLAAGIDVYTTVNVQHLESLNDQVRGITGVQVRETLPDWIVQEAYELLLIDLPPRELLERLREGKVYVPEQARAAIDAFFSQTNLNALRELAMQTAAVYVDDELDKGYRQQGQSAPALRGRLLVGIDGDMHAERLVRHASRVAERRHLPWSLVHVDNGTVRDEQSRLRLQSAQQLAERLGGEVVLLRAGEVAKTLIQHASERRASLLLVGQSRLTWRRRLFGGGLAARLLRDSHGLEINVLDNEQSPAPTVSRSEHTLVWFDYGLALIATVLASALAWGVSSVLALPNISLVFLAAVLLVAVRSSLGPSLACAALSFLAYDFLFIPPNFSLSIQREEDVLTLLFFLLMAALTGKLASRQRRQLQALRDTQQETTELLDLSRKLTAATDRKAVVNAAGQHLSAWKELDVCLLNRNGNGGWDVETGGPLQFSEAERAAADWAWAHDQPAGKGTGTLPMGRWWWWPISAEEGPLALLGVCPKEGQQLSGQRRRLLMALSQPLAQALARARLAQDLEAARLHGETEQLRSALLASVSHDLRTPLTTMRGSIDTLLALGEAIPLADRRELLEGTRDEAERLDRYIQNLLDMTRLGHGALKLARDWVSPADIAGSALNRLRAVLAPLQVQVDVPPQLPLLHVHAALIEQALVNVLENAARFSPPHGHLQLTAGADEAELWFAVSDQGPGIPEEDRARIFDMFYTAARGDRGGQGTGLGLAICQGMVGAHGGRIAVGEGIGGQGTCITLYLPLPEQPGLENEESERED, encoded by the coding sequence ATGAGTCATTCCGGTCGCGCCGATGCGCTGTTAGCTGATTTGCCACGGGCAGGCCGTGGCCGGCTCAAAGTGTTTCTTGGTGCGGCACCCGGTGTAGGCAAGACCTACGCCATGTTGCAGGCGGCCCACACTCAACTCCGGCAAGGGGTGACGGTGCTGGCGGGGGTGGTCGAAACCCATGGCCGGGCCGAGACGCAAGCGTTGCTCAACGGCTTGCCCCAGCAACCCATGCTGCGTTCGGAGTATCGCGGCGTGCAGCTCGACGAAATGGACCTCGACGGTCTGCTCGCGGCCAAACCCAAGCTGGTGCTGGTGGATGAACTGGCCCACAGCAACGCCCCCGGCAGCCGTCACGCCAAGCGTTGGCAGGATGTGCAGGAATTGCTCGCGGCCGGGATCGACGTGTACACCACGGTCAACGTCCAGCACCTGGAAAGCCTGAACGATCAGGTGCGCGGCATTACCGGGGTGCAAGTGCGAGAAACCCTGCCGGACTGGATCGTGCAGGAAGCCTACGAACTGTTGCTGATCGACCTGCCGCCCCGTGAGCTGCTGGAGCGTCTGCGCGAGGGCAAGGTGTATGTGCCGGAGCAGGCGCGGGCGGCGATTGATGCGTTTTTCAGCCAGACCAACCTCAACGCCCTGCGTGAGCTGGCGATGCAGACGGCGGCGGTGTACGTCGATGATGAACTGGACAAAGGCTATCGCCAGCAGGGGCAATCGGCGCCAGCGCTGCGTGGCCGCCTGCTGGTGGGAATCGACGGCGATATGCATGCCGAGCGCCTTGTGCGTCACGCCAGCCGGGTCGCGGAGCGTCGGCACCTGCCCTGGAGCCTGGTGCATGTCGACAACGGCACGGTGCGGGACGAGCAATCACGCCTGCGCCTGCAAAGCGCCCAGCAACTGGCTGAGCGCCTCGGCGGCGAAGTGGTGTTGCTGCGCGCAGGCGAAGTGGCCAAAACCCTGATCCAGCACGCCAGCGAGCGCCGTGCCAGCTTGCTGCTGGTCGGCCAGTCGCGGCTGACCTGGCGCCGTCGCCTGTTCGGTGGCGGGCTGGCGGCGCGCTTGTTGCGTGACTCCCATGGCCTGGAAATCAACGTGCTCGACAATGAGCAATCCCCCGCACCCACCGTCAGCCGGAGCGAACACACGCTGGTGTGGTTCGACTATGGGCTGGCGCTGATCGCCACGGTATTGGCCAGCGCTCTGGCCTGGGGGGTGTCCAGCGTGCTGGCGCTGCCCAACATCTCGCTGGTGTTTCTGGCCGCCGTGTTGCTGGTGGCCGTGCGCAGCAGCCTGGGGCCATCGCTGGCCTGTGCGGCGCTGTCATTCCTGGCCTATGACTTTCTGTTTATCCCGCCCAATTTCTCTTTGAGCATTCAGCGCGAAGAAGATGTGCTGACGCTGTTGTTCTTTCTGCTGATGGCGGCGTTGACCGGCAAACTGGCGTCCCGCCAACGTCGACAATTACAGGCCTTGCGCGACACTCAGCAAGAAACCACCGAGCTGCTCGACCTGTCGCGCAAGCTCACGGCCGCCACCGACCGCAAAGCGGTGGTCAATGCTGCCGGTCAGCATTTGAGCGCCTGGAAAGAACTGGATGTCTGCCTGCTCAATCGCAATGGCAATGGCGGCTGGGACGTTGAAACAGGCGGGCCGCTACAGTTTTCCGAAGCCGAACGCGCCGCTGCGGACTGGGCCTGGGCCCACGACCAGCCAGCGGGCAAGGGCACGGGTACTCTGCCCATGGGGCGTTGGTGGTGGTGGCCGATAAGCGCCGAAGAGGGGCCGCTGGCCTTGCTCGGTGTCTGTCCAAAAGAGGGGCAGCAGTTGAGCGGTCAGCGCCGCCGCTTACTGATGGCCCTGAGCCAACCCCTGGCCCAGGCGCTGGCCCGCGCACGTTTGGCCCAAGACCTCGAAGCCGCCCGTCTGCACGGCGAAACCGAGCAATTGCGCAGCGCGTTGCTGGCGTCGGTATCCCATGACCTGCGTACCCCGCTGACCACCATGCGCGGCAGTATCGACACCTTGCTGGCGTTGGGCGAAGCGATCCCGCTGGCTGACCGCCGCGAGTTGCTCGAGGGCACCCGCGACGAGGCTGAGCGCCTGGACCGCTATATCCAGAACCTTTTGGACATGACCCGCCTGGGCCACGGCGCTCTGAAACTGGCCCGGGACTGGGTGTCGCCGGCCGACATTGCGGGTAGCGCCTTGAATCGCTTGCGTGCGGTGCTGGCACCCTTGCAGGTGCAGGTGGATGTGCCGCCGCAATTGCCGCTGCTGCACGTACACGCCGCATTGATTGAGCAGGCGCTGGTCAACGTGCTGGAAAACGCCGCGCGCTTTTCACCGCCCCATGGTCATCTGCAATTGACGGCGGGGGCGGACGAGGCTGAGCTGTGGTTTGCCGTCAGTGATCAGGGGCCGGGCATACCCGAGGAGGATCGGGCGAGGATTTTCGACATGTTCTACACCGCTGCCCGAGGCGATCGCGGCGGGCAGGGCACGGGGCTGGGGTTGGCCATTTGCCAGGGCATGGTCGGCGCCCATGGCGGACGGATCGCCGTGGGTGAGGGCATTGGCGGGCAGGGCACTTGCATCACGCTCTACCTGCCGTTGCCCGAGCAACCAGGCCTGGAGAATGAAGAGTCAGAACGTGAAGACTGA
- the kdpF gene encoding K(+)-transporting ATPase subunit F — protein MGVLDGVSLLLAVALFVYLLVALLRADRN, from the coding sequence ATGGGCGTTCTGGATGGTGTGTCGCTGCTGTTGGCAGTGGCACTGTTCGTTTATCTGCTGGTTGCGCTGTTGCGCGCAGATCGGAACTAG
- a CDS encoding YcgN family cysteine cluster protein, with the protein MAAIVEPFWIRKTLDQLDQEEWESLCDGCGLCCLQKLEDEDDNSVYYTRIACKLLDLKTCQCTDYPNRRDSVPDCIQLSPGKAEEFKWLPPTCGYRLVSERKDLPLWHHLVCGDRDAVHHERISQSGRMLAEGSVPEEDWEDHLIFRAG; encoded by the coding sequence ATGGCCGCAATAGTTGAACCGTTCTGGATCCGCAAAACCCTCGATCAACTTGATCAAGAGGAATGGGAGTCGCTGTGCGACGGCTGCGGGTTGTGCTGCTTGCAAAAGCTCGAAGATGAAGACGACAACAGCGTCTACTACACGCGCATTGCCTGCAAACTGCTCGACCTGAAAACCTGTCAGTGCACCGATTACCCGAACCGCCGTGATTCAGTCCCGGACTGTATTCAGTTGTCGCCGGGCAAGGCCGAAGAGTTCAAGTGGTTGCCGCCGACCTGCGGTTACCGTCTGGTGAGCGAGCGCAAGGACCTGCCGCTTTGGCATCACTTGGTCTGCGGCGACCGTGACGCTGTGCATCATGAACGTATTTCGCAGTCCGGACGCATGCTCGCCGAGGGCAGCGTGCCGGAAGAAGACTGGGAAGATCATCTGATTTTCCGCGCCGGTTAA
- a CDS encoding patatin-like phospholipase family protein, protein MKKRIALVLGSGGARGYAHIGVIEELESRGYDIACIAGCSMGAVVGGIYAAGKLDVYRDWIQSLDYLDVLRLVDVSFRLGAIRGEKVFGQIRNIVGEINIEDLRIPYTAVATDLTHQQEIWFQEGCLHQAMRASAAIPSLFTPVMQGNRMLVDGSLLNPLPIVPVVSSHCDLIIAVNLNSTQQSNYQLPVIQRPAAFKGRFDNLMSSLGSHMPFRNKHAEQLLNLEQEMLNPLAEPLPDPWLDSTQPARPAPAQGSPKSATGSVIVDNVGPASLLDLINQSFEVMQTSLAQYKIAGYPPDILINVPKRVCRFFEFYKAQELIALGRQIAKDTLDRYENEDGSSNR, encoded by the coding sequence ATGAAAAAGCGTATTGCATTGGTATTGGGCTCCGGCGGTGCACGGGGCTATGCCCACATTGGCGTGATCGAAGAACTTGAAAGCCGGGGCTATGACATTGCCTGCATCGCCGGTTGCTCCATGGGCGCGGTGGTCGGGGGTATTTACGCAGCGGGCAAGCTTGACGTGTACCGCGACTGGATTCAAAGCCTGGACTACCTCGATGTGTTGCGGCTCGTGGACGTCAGCTTTCGGCTGGGAGCCATTCGCGGCGAGAAAGTCTTCGGCCAGATCCGCAATATCGTCGGCGAAATCAATATCGAAGACCTGCGCATCCCCTACACGGCCGTGGCCACCGACCTCACCCACCAGCAGGAAATCTGGTTCCAGGAAGGCTGCCTGCACCAGGCCATGCGCGCCTCGGCGGCCATCCCAAGCCTGTTCACCCCGGTGATGCAAGGCAACCGGATGCTGGTCGACGGCAGCCTGCTCAACCCGTTACCCATCGTGCCGGTGGTCTCCAGCCATTGCGACCTGATCATCGCCGTCAACCTGAACTCAACCCAGCAGAGCAACTATCAACTGCCCGTCATCCAGCGCCCTGCCGCCTTCAAAGGGCGTTTTGACAACTTGATGAGTTCGCTGGGTTCGCACATGCCGTTTCGTAACAAACATGCCGAGCAATTGCTGAATCTGGAACAGGAAATGCTCAACCCCCTGGCCGAGCCCCTGCCCGACCCCTGGCTCGACTCGACCCAACCCGCACGGCCTGCGCCAGCCCAAGGCTCGCCCAAATCGGCCACCGGTTCGGTGATCGTCGACAACGTCGGCCCGGCGTCACTGCTGGACCTGATCAACCAGAGTTTCGAGGTGATGCAAACCTCTTTGGCTCAATACAAAATTGCCGGTTACCCGCCGGATATTCTGATCAACGTGCCCAAGCGCGTGTGCCGGTTTTTCGAGTTTTACAAAGCCCAGGAACTGATCGCCCTGGGCCGGCAAATTGCCAAGGACACTCTGGACCGCTACGAAAATGAAGACGGATCCAGCAACCGGTAA